The genomic region GTGGCGCAGTCGAGAAGATTTGCCGGACGTACGCGAACGGCGACGCGCGAGGACTAGCAGCTCAGCTACGCCGCCGCTTCCGCGGAAACAGGCGGTCGCGGATGTAGCGCGAGGTCGCCGTCAGGCGGATGCCACGGGGCTTGTGCCAGGCGGCGCGGTCGATCTCCTTCTTGTCGCCGATGGCCAACCTGCCCTTGGCGGACTTGGCGATGAAGATCGCGTCGCTCATCTTGCGGCCGGAGCGCTTGTTCCTCGCCTTCACTTCCTTCCAGAGGCTGATCCTGCCGAGCTTCAGCTTGGGCAGCTCCTCCTTGATCTCCCGACGCAGGCAGTCCTTCTCCGACTCGCGCGCACGCTTGCGGCCGCCCGGAAACATCCACAGGCCGTCCGACC from Bradyrhizobium sp. CB1015 harbors:
- a CDS encoding NUDIX hydrolase, which gives rise to MAKSSKLVAARRGKVLLVRRRSDGLWMFPGGRKRARESEKDCLRREIKEELPKLKLGRISLWKEVKARNKRSGRKMSDAIFIAKSAKGRLAIGDKKEIDRAAWHKPRGIRLTATSRYIRDRLFPRKRRRS